A genome region from Cutaneotrichosporon cavernicola HIS019 DNA, chromosome: 5 includes the following:
- a CDS encoding uncharacterized protein (Voltage gated chloride channel), whose amino-acid sequence MDRRGSASNPGSGLRGARPPSIASTRRGTLPATTHSRGQSSDEPSLPPSPMTYFPNPSTFTSEPPSSQYVPASIQTSPSLASVRELGSVSQSSLSLSSDYDADPVARTPRLNPTPGIGDLQSQQAMPIQSAYQPTPTGHRGDSVPVLGASPRLSSSRRSASVASVRPVNTPTYGATSHLGPSLSGSLGGLGFGPDSSLGSALGLGTADQRRISSMASGSSTGRRIESPKLPSLTLPSTGYTTSRSQPSTAHGTPRIRKEENAFGSGSRGRRSASRPPGGGHRRGISVSSNLSPVQQIQSPASPTGSVFRKLKTVSSNLGLTLHRTHTAYDDDSDYDDNGEDEGKIANGTRVWYSSYVTIDWLHDAIKESSRIRRIRHLRNRSVRGAISNAWDRFQGWLIVTVVGVLTALVAFLIIRAEMGFFDLKEGYCARSWGSAKRLCCAPRHGTHPGVTSGDEEDCGDWITWAQVFGGSDEAEASFWAEPEFMAYFFVAVSLACLSSALTYYLTSSANHITSKDSAFLGPVAETQTAQLVTPIKAPNEREPLITPGSEPSSGPPPQPARPVIYMAAGSGIPEIKTILSGFVIHGYLGMSTLVVKSIGLAMSVGSGLSLGKEGPFVHIASCIANIVSRAFAKYDHNELKRREILSSACAAGVAVSFGAPIGGVLFSLEEVSYYFPPKVMWRAFWCAAVAAITLRALNPYGNGSIVLFAVTYTKEYHYWEFAVFILLGVFGGLYGALFSRLNIIWSRDVRKGTWLGRHPIFEVFLVTALTTVVSFLNPLARLGGTELVAKLFAECSVDSASSLCVDNGLKVGSIVSVIGGALLIKASLTIITFGVVLPAGIFIPSLVIGACFGRIVGVVLELFEYNHPNFPIFDGCRAGGAPCIVPGIYAMVGAAATLAGVTRTTVSLAVIMFELTGTLNYVVPVMLAVLVAKTVADGLEKRGIYELVIELKKLPYLSNKEEYLWGGRLVSEVMDRDAPTLRADKVHTVRELTGRLLELVRLGYADAGFPVLVKEPAADRDGRTFPTLRILGFLGVNELEHALTELADEPDAEVNLIPDDSLMRSSRLSIFSFSESHEGRHNPYDLSQYIDRAPITVQAYSPLELVQQMFVKLGARQILVTDSRGTYRGALYKKQWIAFLDDLELLER is encoded by the exons ATGGACCGCCGTGGCTCAGCCAGTAATCCTGGCTCGGGCTTGCGCGGCGCACGGCCACCTTCGAtcgcctcgacgcgccgcgGCACCCTCCCAGCCACTACCCACTCGCGCGGCCAGTCGAGCGACGAGCCCAG CCTACCACCCTCACCCATGACCTACTTCCCCAACCCGTCGACATTCACCTCGgagccgccctcgtcgcaGTACGTCCCGGCCAGCATCCAGACGTCGCCAAGCCTCGCTAGCGttcgcgagctcggctcgGTTTCGCAGTCGTCGCTCTCCCTCAGCTCGGACTATGATGCGGACCCTGTTGCACGGACCCCGCGTCTCAACCCGACCCCTGGCATCGGTGATCTCCAGTCACAGCAGGCCATGCCTATCCAGTCGGCGTATcagccgacgccgaccgGTCACCGCGGCGACTCGGtccccgtcctcggcgctaGTCCCCGGCTCAGCAGCTCGCGACGTAGTGCGAGCGTCGCCAGTGTTAGACCCGTCAACACGCCGACGTATGGCGCGACGAGCCACCTCGGTCCCTCGCTGTCGGGGAGtcttggcggccttggATTCGGGCCCGACTCCTCGTTGGGTTCAGCACTGGGCCTCGGGACAGCAGATCAGCGGCGCATCTCGTCGATGGCATCAGGCAGCTCGACGGGCCGGCGCATCGAGAGCCCGAAGCTGCCTTCCCTCACTCTTCCGAGCACTGGGTACACTACAAGCAGGTCGCAACCCTCCACCGCGCATGGGACGCCGCGCATtcgcaaggaggagaacgcATTCGGGAGTGGAtcgcgcggccgccgctcaGCGTCGCGCCCGCCTGGCGGtggccaccgccgcggcaTTAGCGTGTCGTCCAACCTCTCGCCGGTACAGCAAATCCAGTCCCCGGCGTCCCCGACCGGCTCCGTGTtccgcaagctcaagaCCGTGTCGAGCAACCTTGGCCTCACACTCCATCGCACGCATACGGcgtacgacgacgactcggactaCGACGACAATGGCGAAGACGAGGGCAAGATCGCCAACGGCACCCGCGTGTGGTACTCGTCGTATGTTACGATTGACTGGCTGCACGACGCGATCAAGGAGTCCTCGCGCATCCGTCGTATCCGTCATCTTCGCAACCGCTCGGTGCGCGGTGCCATCTCGAATGCTTGGGACCGCTTCCAGGGCTGGCTTATCGTGACAGTCGTCGGCGTTCTCACGGCACTTGTCGCGTTTCTTATCATTCGCGCTGAAATGGGCTTCTtcgacctcaaggagggATACTGCGCACGATCCTGGGGTTCCGCCAAGCGCCTCTGCTGCGCCCCCCGGCACGGCACACACCCTGGCGTCACAagtggcgacgaggaggactgTGGCGACTGGATCACCTGGGCCCAGGTCTTTGGCGGCAgtgacgaggcggaggcgtcGTTCTGggccgagcccgagttCATGGCATACTTCTTTGTCGCCGTCTCCCTTGCTTGCTTGTCGTCTGCTCTCACGTACTACCTCACTTCGTCGGCCAACCACATTACCTCTAAGGACTCGGCATTCCTTGGTCCTGTGGCCGAGACTCAAACCGCACAACTCGTGACTCCTATCAAGGCGCCCAACGAGCGCGAACCCCTCATTACGCCGGGCTCTGAACCTAGCTCTGGACCCCCACCTCAGCCGGCGCGCCCAGTCATCTACATGGCGGCTGGTAGTGGTATCCCAGAGATTAAGACGATCCTTTCCGGCTTCGTGATCCACGGGTACCTCGGCATGTCAACACTGGTCGTCAAGAGTATTGGCTTAGCCATGTCCGTCGGCTCGGGTCTCTCactcggcaaggagggTCCGTTCGTTCACATTGCATCTTGCATCGCCAACATTGTCTCTCGCGCATTCGCCAAATACGACCACAACGAGTTGAAGAGACGTGAGATCTTATCATCTGCATGTGCCGCCGGCGTTGCCGTGTCCTTCGGCGCGCCAATCGGTGGCGTCCTGTTCTCGCTCGAAGAAGTGTCGTACTACTTCCCGCCCAAGGTCATGTGGCGGGCGTTTTGGTGTGCAGCCGTCGCGGCAATCACACTTCGCGCGCTCAACCCGTACGGCAACGGCTCGATCGTCCTGTTTGCCGTGACCTACACCAAGGAGTACCACTATTGGGAGTTTGCCGTGTTTattctcctcggcgtcttTGGTGGCCTGTACGGCGCGCTCTTTTCACGTCTCAACATCATCTGGAGCCGCGACGTGCGTAAGGGCACGTGGCTTGGGCGCCACCCCATCTTTGAGGTCTTCCTCGTGACTGCGCTCACGACGGTCGTCTCGTTCCTGAACCCGCTTGCACGCCTGGGTGGCACGGAGCTGgtcgccaagctcttcGCCGAATGCTCGGTCGACTCTGCGTCCTCTCTCTGTGTCGACAACGGGCTCAAGGTCGGCTCCATCGTCAGCGTGATCGGTGGCGCGCTCCTGATCAAGGCCTCCCTGACAATCATCACGTTTGGCGTGGTGTTGCCGGCTGGTATTTTCATCCCTTCGCTCGTCATTGGAGCGTGCTTTGGCCGCATCGTCGGcgttgtcctcgagcttTTCGAGTACAACCACCCCAACTTCCCAATCTTCGACGGGTGCCGCGCGGGCGGGGCCCCGTGCATAGTTCCCGGCATCTACGCAATGGTCGGTGCGGCTGCTACGCTCGCTGGCGTGACGCGCACGACCGTGTCCCTTGCCGTTATCATGTTTGAGTTGACCGGCACGCTCAACTATGTCGTACCGGTCATGCTGGCCGTGCTGGTGGCCAAGACTGTCGCGGATGGTCTTGAGAAGCGCGGCATTTACGAGCTTGTCATTGAGCTCAAGAAGTTGCCTTACCTGAGCAACAAGGAGGAATACCTCTGGGGCGGACGTTTAGTGTCCGAGGTG ATGGACCGCGACGCACCGACGCTCCGTGCGGACAAGGTTCACACTGTGCGCGAACTCACAGggcgcctcctcgaacTAGTGCGCCTTGGTTACGCAGATGCTGGTTTCCCTGTATTGGTCAAGGAGCCGGCAGCCGACCGTGATGGGCGCACGTTTCCGACATTGCGCATCCTCGGCTTCCTGGGTGTCAACGAGCTTGAGCATGCGCTCACAGAGCTAGCGGACGAGCCAGATGCCGAAGTCAACCTCATCCCAGACGACAGCTTGATGAGATCGTCTCGCCTGAGCATTTTCAGTTTCTCGGAAAGCCACGAGGGTAGGCACAACCCGTATGACCTGAGCCAGTACATTGACAGG GCACCCATCACTGTGCAGGCGTACTCGCCACTCGAGCTGGTGCAGCAAATGTTTGTCAAGCTCGGTGCGCGACAAATCCTTGTCACCGACTCACGCGGCACGTACCGCGGTGCGCTGTACAAGAAGCAGTGGATTGCGTtcctcgatgacctcgagTTACTCGAGCGGTAG